The sequence TTATTTTGCACTCGACGAGCAAATTCAAGATAGTTTTTCTACTACCGAATACAACATAGAACCAACTCCTATTTCATTAACAGAAGAAAAAAAATACAATTTACAAAACAAAAAAATTGGTGGAGAAATTGAGTTAAAATACAATGTAAATTCTAAGAACTACATTACAGCAAACATCATCTACAAAAACAATCCGAAAAGAATTAACGACAATGTTTTATTTAACAGCGACTTAGTTGATGTAGCATCAAAAAATAAAAATTACACATTTTACAATCATATTTACCATACTTTTAAAGTAGGCAGAAATAAAGTCATCAATAACTATTTTTATTTAGGCAAAGACAATCTAAAAGAACAAAACACTATTATTTCTCCATTTTTAAACGATTTCTTTAATGTTACCGAAAATAGTAACATTAAAGAAACGGCAACAAATTCTGTTTCCTATATTGGCTTTAAAAGCAAAATAATATCGAAGTACAAAAAAATTGAGCATGTAATTTCTGTACGACTTGAAAACAACAAAGAAAAAAATGAAAATAGTTTTCTTGTTGATAACAATTTCAATAACAACTATGCAAACAATATTACCTTAAAACAAAATATTTTCGGTTTAGAAAATGGTTTGAAATATGAAATTACAGATGATTTTGATTTTGACTCTAGGATTACGTATGACATTATTGATTATGAAACGGAAAATTTCTCGAAGAATTATCACATTTTAAACACTTCTAATTCTTTAATCTATAAATTTAAAAAAGTTGGCACATTCACAATATCACATAACCTCAACAACTCCTTACCCAACATTAACTTATTAACAGAAAACTATCAGCTTATAGACTACAGAAGTTTTTCAAAAGGAACTAGTGATATTAACCCTATAAAAAGCAATAGTTTTAGTTTTTCTCACAATCTTTTTAATACTAGAAAACGTTTTTCCACTACAACAAGCCTTTCCTACTCCAAATCAAACAATACTATCTCATCTGAAAGCAACATTACCAATAACTTTATTTTTGGAAATACTGTCATTATAAATGGTGGTGATAATTATCGCTTCAATTTTAATGTCGTAAACTATTTTAGAAAACTAAAATTAGCAACTAAACTAGAAACACAACAAACGTGGATGAATTCGCCTATAAAAGTAAACACAAATGAGTTTAGCACAATCAATACTTTATTAAGCACTTACAAACTATCTGGCACTACGTATTTTGAAGAGTCAATTAATTTCGATTTTGGAATTACTCAGAATCGCAGCTATAGCAACTTCAACAACAATAAAAGCACAAATAAGATTACAAAAGCAAATCTCTCAACAAATTATAAGTTTTCCGAAAGTTTTATCGCCGAATTAAAAAGTGATTTTTATTGGTTAGACAAAACATATTCCTTCGTTAACATCAATCTGAATTACAACCCAACTAAAAGCAGATTCTCCTATCGAGTTATCTTAAACAATTTATTAAACATTAATGAATTTAAAATCACCTCGTTAAACCAATACACAACAAATACGAGCAGCATCAGTTTAATTGAGCGATATATTCTACTAACAGCAAGGTATCGTTTTTAAAAAAGTGTATAAAAAGAAAGAGGCTGTCCAAAAAGGGCAGCTTTTTTTATACAGTCATTTTTAAGGTATTTTGTTTTGAGTAAAAAATAATAGCAAAATACTTTTGAGTTTCTTTAACGAAGTAAATTTTAGTTTTAACAAACGCTACATAAGTGTGAATTTTGGTTTTGAAAACAAATTTTGACAAGTCTACCTTGATTGCATTTATTTTTCTGAAGTTATGCCCAAGTGCCATTAGTAAAAACTCTAATGTTACTTTTTCTAATCCTTTCATTGTAAATCGGTTAAATTTATTATTGTTTTTTAGTTGACCAAATACGGCTTCTACTTCTATGGGACGTTTACTACGATACTCTAGTCCTTTTTCGCTCATTAGTAGGTTTCTTGCTTTTTCTTTTAATTCATTTAATCGATGATTGACGGATATTATTCTGTTCTCTTTTGCTTGATGGCATTGACTTCGAAAAGGGCAACCTTCGCATCTTTTGGTTTGATAATAAGTAATTTGTGATTCATAACCAGTACTTGTCTCACGTTTTCCTACTCCTATTTTTTGCATGATTTGACCCATTGGACAAACAAAAAAATCGTGTTCTTTGTTGTAAAATAAATTTTGAACAAGAAAAGGATTGTTTTTTATTTTTCTCTTTTGTTCTTGATGAAAATAGTAATATTTCACATAAGCATCTGCCTGTTTTTCTTCAAGCATTTCATAGTTTTCTTCACTTCCATAACCTGCATCGGCAACAATTTCTTTACTCTGTTTTTGATAGGCTTTTTCAAAACCCTCAAGATGAGAGCTTAAGGTTGTAGTATCATTTGTTGTTTGATGAATAGAGACATGTGTAATAAATTGATTTTCAGTAGATATTTGCGGATTATACGCAGGTTTTAATTGACCATTTCTCATATGATCTTCTTTCATTCGCATGAAAGTAGCTTCAGGATCTGTTTTACTATAGGAATTCCTGTTTCCCATTGTAGCTAAGTCTTTTTCATATTTTTCAAGCTTTGGAAGATGTTCTTCTTGTAGCTTTTGCAATTCTTTTGACTGCTTTTTGGTAGGTTCTTTGAGTTTTTTATTAAGAATAGAAAGCTTTTATTTAAACTTTCTGAGTCAATTGATTTTGGTAATTCTTCTGTGTTTAGTTCTTGATTATCAGATTGAATACTGTTTTCAATATCTGATAAAATGTAATTAATCTTATGCTCTAATTTTTCTTTATATTTTTCAACAGAACCTCTCCATACGAAAGTATATTTATTAGCTTTAGATTCTATCTTTGTACCATCAATATACTGAATATCAAGACTTACATATTTCATTTCAACCAACATTTTTACCACTTCTGCAAAAAGCGTTTGAATATGATTTTTTAAAATTTTACCTCGAAAATCGTTTATCGTTCTAAAATCTGGAGTAGAATTTCCAGAAATATACATAAAATGAATGTTTTCTTGAAGTGCTTTTGCTATTTTTCTACAAGAATAAACATTAGATAAATAGCTGTAAAACAATACTTTAATCATCATTCTTGGATGATATGCAGAAGTGCCTCCTCCTTTATATTTTTTTAATATTTCACTTATATCTAGTTGATTAACAACTTGTTCAACTAAACAAACTGGATGGTTTTGCGGTATTCTATTGAAAATGTTTATAGGAAATAATTCCGGAGAATTGCCTGACTGATTTTTAAAAACTATCTTAGCCATTGTGCATTTTTATCTCAACTCTAAGATAATAATTTTAGAGAAAAAATACAACAAAAAAAAGGCTGTCCTTACTTTTTGGACAGCCTCTTTGTTTTAAACTTATATAACATTTAATTCATTGGAACTTTATAAAAAACACCTTCAGAAAAAGTAACAACATCTCCACTATCATTCACTGCGTTTAATTGAAAAGTTCCTGTAATAGTACCATTCTCAATTTTAGAAACAACAACTTTACCATTACTTTGCTGAACATTTGAAATCTTAAACCTTGCATCTCCATTACCACCTTGAACTGTTACAATTTCTCCAGCTTTATAATTTGCTCCTCTAGCTTTCAACTCTAACTTAGTAATTGCACCTACAGGGCTAACCTCAGTTATTTTAAAAACTAAACCAGCTCCATTACTTGTCGTTGTTATATTTGTAGTCATCGCAGAATTATTCAATGAATAACCTGTTCCAGCATTTTCCTTAAGGTACTCATAAACAGGCCCAGGAACAATTCCTGTAGTATACTCATTTATACTCAATGCAGAACCAACCGTATAAGTCCCAAAATTCAACATATTTTCTGTTCCCAATGGAAATCCTGAGATAATTGGAGCACTTAACTTTATTGTTAACACTTCAGAACCTCTATATCCTTTTATAATTAAAGCTCCTCCAGCATCAACAGAAACGTTTGTCTCTTTTGCTTTCCAACTAACTCCATTTAATCTTGCTTGAATTGTTGGTGTATTATCTTCTGTTTCATTAACACATGATGTTAACAAAAACATCCCTAATAAAACTATTACTATTTTTTTCATTATAAATCTATTTTTAGCGAGTAAGAGACAAAAATAATTTTTTTAATTTAAACAGCACATAAAAAAGACAAAAATATTTATAACTAAGGTAGTTAATTCTAAAACAAAGTTTTGTATATTTGCGCCCTTAAATAACTGAGGTCGGGAACCTCAAAATTAATCAAAAGATTATGCCTGTAAAAATTAGATTACAAAGACATGGTAAAAAAGGGAAACCTTTTTACTGGATCGTAGCAGCTGATGCTCGTTCAAAAAGAGATGGTAAATTCTTAGACAAAATCGGAACTTACAATCCTAACACTAACCCTGCTACTATCGATTTAAATTTAGATAGTGCTGTACAATGGTTGCACAATGGTGCTCAACCAACTGATACTGCAAGAGCAATCTTATCTTACAAAGGTGTTTTATTAAAACATCACTTAGATGGAGGAGTTCGTAAGGGTGCTTTAACTCAAGAACAAGCTGATGCTAAATTAGCTACTTGGTTAGAAGAAAAAACAGGAAAAGTTGACGTTAAGAAAGACGGTTTAAGCAAAGCACAAGCTGATGCGAAAGCTAAAGCTTTCAAAGCAGAACAAGATGCTAACGCTAAACGTATTGCTGCACAAACTGAAGCTTTAAAAGCTGATGAAGTTGTTGCTACTGAAGAAGAAGCTCCTGCTGTTGAAGAAAACAATGAAGAAACTGAAGCTTAATTTTTAATATTAAATCGTAATTATGCATAAAAAAGATTGTTTCTATTTAGGTAAAATTGCGAGAAAATTTAGCTTTAAAGGTGAAGTCCTAATCTTTTTAGATACGGATGAACCTGAATTGTATCAAAATTTGGAATCAGTTTTTGTTGAATTAAACAAAACACTGGTTCCTTTTTTTATTGAAAAAAGAGCAATACATAAAGATAAATTTTTACGTGTTCGCTTTGAAGATGTAGAAAATGAAGCTGATGCTGATGCAATTATGAATTGCGAAGTTTATCTTCCACTTTCAATGTTACCAAAATTAAGCGGTAACAAATTCTACTATCACGAAATTATTGGATTTGAAGTAGAAGATCTTCGTCTTGGAAACATTGGAATAATGAAAGGTGTTAACGACAGTAATGCTCAACCACTTTTTGAAATTACCAAGGGGGAAATAGAAATTCTAGTCCCAATGATTGATGATTTTATAATAAAAATTGATCGAAGCAACAAAAAAGTAATCCTTGACACTCCTGAAGGGTTAGTAGACCTTTACTTAGAAGAATAAAATACAAAAATAAACCTGTTAGAATTCATCCATGAGCACTACTTTCAATTTTAAACAATTCAAAATAGAGCAAGACAAATGCGCTATGAAGATAGGCACTGATGCTGTTCTACTAGGAGCTTGGACACCTTTAACCAATAACCCATATAGTGTTTTAGATATTGGAACTGGAACTGGAATCTTAGCTTTAATGTTAGCTCAAAGAAGCAATGCTGAACAAATCGACGCTCTTGAGATTGATGAAGATGCTTACGAACAAGCAACAGACAATTTTGAAGAATCTCCTTGGAACGATAGATTGTTTTGCTTTCATGCCGGTTTAGATGAATTTATGGACGAACCTGAAGACGAATACGACATAATTATTTCAAATCCTCCTTTCTATACAGAAGATTACAAAACAGAAAGCTCTCAAAGAGATTTAGCTCGATTTGAAGATGCACTACCTTTTGAAGATTTAATTGAAGCTGCTGATTTATTACTTTCAGAAAAAGGACTATTCTCCGTGATAATTCCTTTTAAAGAAGAAGAGCGCTTTTTATCCTTAGCGAATGACTTCGAACTTTATCCTATAAAAATTACTCGTATTAAAGGAACACCAACTACAGAAATAAAAAGAAGTTTATTGGCTTTTACTAAAACCCAACAAACACCATTAATAGACGAACTAATTATTGAAATAGCACGTCATCAATATACTTCAGAATATATAAATCTAACTAAAGATTTTTATTTAAAGATGTAGCTTTTTATTTTTTATTTATCCTATTATAAATCTCAATAACTTCATCTTTACTGGTTACATGTAGTTTTTCATAAATATTCCTTACATGAGTTTTAATTGTATTAACACTTACATTTAACTCTTCTCCTATTGAGGAGTAACTTTTCCCTTTAGCAAGATAGGTTAGCACCTCATTTTCACGATCAGAAAGTTCATTTATTTTTTTTTCTTGAAATGACTCCACAACCATTCGAGCAATCTTAACACTCATAGGAGCTCCTCCTTGATTTAATTGCTCTAATGCTTCAATTATCTTCTGCTTTCCACTTACTTTCGTAATATACCCAACAGCTCCAACACATAACGCTTCAAAAACAAAATTCGACTCTTCATTAACAGTTACTACAATAATGGCAATATCTGGAAATTGTTTCTTTATAATTTTAATACCTTCTATACCATTTATCCCTGGTAAATTAATATCCATAAAAATGACATCAGGGCGTAATTCATTTAGTTCAGGTATCGCTAATTCGCAACTTTCAAAATCACCTATAACTTCAAAATTCTCTGTAGAATTAATGATATCTTTATATGTTTTTCTGACTAATTCGTAGTCTTCTATAAGGACAATTTTTTTCATACTTCATATTTAAAAAAACTTTTTTTTCTTTTACATTTTGGATATACCATTTTTATAAAATAATAAAAGTACCTTTTTTATTCTTTAATACACAAGAACAACTATAAAAACATTTTTTCAATCCATTTTACCTTAACTAATCCTATCATTTAATGGTTAAAGTATATATACTTACGATTTCATACATTTTATTTTTTATTAGTATTTGATACTTCCCAGCAGGCAACATAAGCTTGGGAATTTCTTCTTTATTTAAAATTTCAACAATATCAACAGGAATTCCTTCATGCTCATATTCGTTGTCTTTGTACGCTAAAGCCAAGACTGGATATTCCTTTATTTTTGATTTAGGGATGGAATATTTTTTACTCTCTTTACTTAGCGAAAGCCAATCAGGTCTATTATTATAATATTTTGTAATGGGATGAATAATTTGACAATCTACTTGTTCCGCATTGGACAATCCATTAAAAAGACTTCCTTTTTCATCTATCAACACTACTGAAGATGTATTATTAACCAGTTCAATTACAGGATTAGTAAATTTCAAATCACTCTTCTCAGAGTAGATTACTTGATCTATGGAAAAAGGATTCTTGTTGGTTAATTCTTTTAACTTCCCTGCCATTGCTTTCTCCCAACGCTTTATTTTAGGCATTCCTTCTATCACATGATCGTATCCGCAATGAATTAAAAACTTAGAATTTGGATTTTCGTCTATGATTTTTTTAATATTCTCCGCTTGCTCTATTTCTCTTTCTTTACCATTTTTTCCATCAGTAGCTTCATATTCAAACAACGTAAATCCTATTTCTAAAGCTTCTCTAATAAGATTTGCCATTTGCGGTTCTTTTACATAGTAACCACTTTTTATAGTTGGAAATTTCCTATCATTAATTAAGGTATCCGACAAAGCTTCGAGTCCAAAAAAGCGGTATCCATTTTCATATAATCCTTTTAACAATGAAGCAGTAAATACTCTATGTCTTGCATTATGGTGTGCTTCATTTATTATAATTATTTGTTCTGCTTTTGAACGTTCTATAATGTACTCTTTTGCGTTTTTGGGATTAAATTTTTTAATGAACAAGCTGTCCTCTACAGTAAGCTTTTTAAAACCTCCACCATTCTTATCCCAAGTTGTTAATGCCTCATGATAATACCCACTTGTTGCATATTCTGTAGCTCCAAGTTGGTATTTCCAAGCTAATGTGTCCTTTTCAATTGCAGCATTAATATCTTTAGAAAATTGATACTTTTCTTTAGGTACTTGTGCAATGAGTATATTATTTAGAGACAGTAAACAAAGAATGTAAATTACTTTCACTTTATTTTTTTTTAAATTATGCCTCTGAACACTATTTCTATTAGAAACATCTTTTTAAGAAAAACACATAAAACCACCACAGATTAGGCGATTTTATGTGTTTATATTGTATTTATTTTACAAAAACCGCACTTACATGTGCATCTGTTGTTCCGTTTGTAAGATTTGTAGCAACGCCATTTTTCCAAAGTTTGGCTACAGAAAAACCATCCTCTCCACCAACTCCATTATATTCTGTACCAGAAACATATACATCGTTCCCAGAAACATAAATAGAATTAGCATAAGCATATTGGTTTCCATCTGTAAGGTCTGTAGCGACACCATTCTTCCAAACTTTTGCAACACTTTTAGTCCCGTTATATTCATAACCCGCAACATACACATCGTTTTCTGAAACACAAATAGAATTAGCGCCAGCTTGATAAATTCCATCTGTAAATGCAGTTACTTCTCCATTTTTCCAAAACTTAGCAACATATGGTCCTCCATTAGATACATGACCAGAAACATACACATCGTTTCCAGATATGAAAACCGAATTAGCTTCAGCATGCTGGCTTCCATCTGTTAATGACGTTGCAACACCATTTTTCCATATTTTAGCTATATTTTTTGTTCCATTAGACTCTCTACCAGACACAAAAACATCATTACCTGATACAAAAACAGAATAAGCACTTGCACTTAGCGTTCCATCTGTAAGATCTGTAACGACTCCATTTTTCCAAAGTTTAACTACTCCCATGTTATTACTATTGTATTCATAACCTGTCACATACACATCATTTCCTGAAACAAAAACAGCGGTTGCATAGGCACGATGATTCCCATCTGTAAGCGCAGTTGCCACACCATTTTTCCAAAGTTTGGCGACATCATTTGTTCCGTTCTCTTCATAACCTGCTACATAAACATCATTCCCTGAAACATAAACAGATCTAGCCATTGCATCTTGACTTCCATCTGTTAGATTTGTTGCTACTCCGTTTTTCCAAATTTTGGCTACATTATTCGTTCCGTTATACTCTTGCCCAACTGCATATACCGATTTCCCTGTATTTGTTTCTGTTGCGCTATCGTCTTTACTACAAGAAAACAGTACTGTACTTACTGCTACTAAAAATATTTTTTTCATTTTTTATGTTTTTTTATTCTACTATTACTTTTTTATTTGCTTTTCCTGCATTGGTAACAATATCAACATAGTACATCCCTTTTGACAAAGAGCTTGTATTTACTTTAGATGAATTAGTAGTTGCAACTTGTTGACCTAAGTTATTATATACCGTTATTGCTTTTAATTCTAAACTATTTTCTAAATCTACTTGAAAATGGTCTTTTGCTGGATTTGGAAAAATTGTCACTTGTTTGTAAAACTCAAAATCATTTGCACTTAAAGCACAATTAGTACTGTAGGATGCTGTTGTGTCTTTATTTACCCAGCTTGCAGCGCTATAAGCCACATCATCAACTTGTATACACGATAAATTAGGATTGTTGTTAGCACTCAAATAAGCTACATTATTGTTATTTCCATTTGCTACATTTAAATTAATCAATTGATTGTTATTACATTCCAATTGTGTTAAAGCTACATTTTGAGAAACATCTAAAGTTATTAATTGATTGTGGTGGCATTCTAAAACTGTTAAAGCCGTATTTTGAGTCACATATAAACTTGTTAATTGATTATTTTGACAACTTAAATCTTTTAAAGCAGTATTCTGAATCACATTTAAACTTGTTAGTTGATTGGAACGACAATATAAAGTTGTTAAAGCTATATTCTGAGTTACATCTAAACTTATTAATTGATTATAGTGACAACGTAAATCTTTTAAAGCGGTGTTCTGAGAGACATCTAAACTCATTAATGAATTGCCAGCACAATCTAAATGTGTTAAAGCAGTATTTTGAGTCACATCTAAACTTGTTAATGGATTGGAAGAACAAACTAAATGTGTTAAAGCAGTATTTTGAGAAACATCTAAACTCGTTAATTGATTGGAAGAACAATACAACCTTATAATATTTACAAAAGCCTCAATACCCGTTAAGCTTGAAATATTTTTAGAACCAACATTTACAAGCCCAGTGTAGGCTATTGCTTCTGTAACTTGTATTTCTCCGTCGTCATTAGTATCTATTTTTGAAATACCAGATCCTGTAATTGTTACACCATGTGCTAATAATGCATTTTTAAAATTCGCATCTGAAATATTTACGTTTTGAGCATAATTGTAGCTTGTGAAAGCTAAGGTTAAAAGGAGTAGTGTTTTCTTCATTGTATTTTACATTTATTTTTATGCAAAATTCGACATAGTTGTAAAATAAAAAATCACCCGAAATGGGTGATTTTTTGCTTAATAAGCAATCTTTTGATTACTCTATGATTATTTTTTTATTTGCTTTTCCTGCATTGGTAACAATCTCAACATAGTACATTCCTTTTGATAAAGTACTTGTGTTTACTTTAGATGAATTGGTAGTTACAACTTGTTGCCCTAAGTTATTATATACCGTGATTGTTTTTAATTCTAAACTATTTTCTAAATCTATTTGAAAATGGTCTTTTGCTGGATTTGGGTAAATGATAACTTGTTTGGAAAGTTCAAAATTATTTGTACTTAAAGCACAATTTGTGCTATAAGATGCGGTTACATCCTTATTTACCCAATTTGTAGTGCTGTAAGCCACATTGTCCACTTGTATACACGTTAAATTAGGATTGTTGGTAGCATGAAAATAAGTTAAATTATTGTTATTTCCATTTGCAACATTTAAATTAATTAATTGATTATTTTGACATTGTAATTGTGTTAAAGCTATATTTTGAGTCGCATCTAAACTTGTTAATTGATTATTAGTACAAAACAAATTCGTCAAACCCGTATTTTGAGTTATATCTAAACTCGTTATTTGATTGCCTGAACAAGACAAACGTGATGTTAAAGCAATATTCTGAGTCACATTTAAACTCGTTAATAAATTAGCACCACAAACTAAATCTTTCAAAGCCACATTTTGAGTCACATCTAAATTCGTTAATTGATTAGAATTACAAAATAAAGTTTCTAAATTTGTATTTTGAGTCACATCTAAACTAGTTAACAAATTGAGACCACAACCTAAAACTGTTAGAGCCGTATTCTGAGCGATATTTAAACTCGTTAATTGATTAGAACTACTATTTAAATAGGTTAGAGCCGTATTTTGAATCACATCTAAACTTGTTAATTGATTATTATTACAATCAAAACGTATTAAAGCGGTATTCTGAGTCACATCTAAACTCGTTAATTGATTATTTTGACAATATAATACAGTCAAATTTACAAAAGCCTCAATACCTGTTAAGTCTGAAATAGATAAACCATAACATTCAATAGCTCCTGTAAAAGCACTTGCTTCCGTACATTGTATTTCTGTGTCGCTGTTTGTATTAATTGTAGCATTACCTACTAAGTATGCTTTAAAATTCGCATCTGGTATGTTTACTATACAAGAAGTGCAATTTGTACTATAAGATGCCGTTGTGTCTTTTTGCCAGTTACCATTATTTGGAGGAGTAAATCCATTATCAATTTGAATACAAGTTAAATCAGGATTATTATTAACTAATAAATAAGTTAAATTAATATTATTTCCATTCGCTATATTCAAACTCGTCATTTGATTGGAATGACATTGTAATTCATCTAAGACTGTATTCTGAGTCAGATTTAAACTCGTTAATTGATTGTTATTACAATATAAATATCCTAAAACAGTATTCTGAGCCACATCTAAACCTGTTAATTGGTTGGAAATACAGGTTAGTTCTATTAAAGTGACATTTTGAGTTACATCTAAACTTGTTAATTGATTGGAAGAGCAATTTAAATATTCTAAAACGGTATTCTGAGTTACATCTAAAGTTGTTAATAGATTGGAAGAACAACCCAAACTAGTTAAAACTGTATTTTGACTTACATCTAAACTTGTAAATTGATTGTTATTACAATTTAAAGTTGTTAAACCTATATTTTGAGTTACATCTAAATTTGTTAATTGACTGATACCGCAAGATAAAGTTTCCAAAGCTGTGTTCTGGGTTACATTTAAATTCGTTAATGGATTGGAAGAGCAATTTAAAACTGTTAAAGCTGCATTTTGAGAAACATCCAAACTCGTTATTTGATTGGAAGAACAACTTAAAACTGTTAAAGCTGCATTTTGAGAAACATCCAAACTCGTTATTTGGTTGGAAGAAGAATATAGTTCTAATAAAGCTGTATTCTGAGTCACATTTAAACTCGTTAATTGATTGAATGAACAATATAACTTTGTTAAATTCACAAAAGCTTCAATACCCGTTAAGTTTGCAATAGATAAACTTTGACAATTAATTGTTCCATTAAAAGCACTTGCTTCAGTAGACTGTATTTCTGTGTCGCCGTTTGTATTAATTGCTGTATTACCTACTAAGTATGCTTTAAAATTTGCATCTGGAATGTTTACGTTTTGAGCATAATTGTAGCTTGTGAAAGCTAAAACTAAAAGGAGTAGTGTTTTCTTCATTGTATCTTACATTTATTTTTGTGCAAAATTCGACATACTTATAAAATAAAAAATCACCCGAAATGGGTGATTTTTTATTTTATAAGCAATCTTTTGATTACTCTATGATTATTTTTTTATTTGTTTTTCCTGCATTGGTAACAATTTCCACATAATACATTCCTTTTGATAAAGAGCTTGTATTTACTTTAGATGAATTGGTAGTTACAACTTGTTGGCCTAAGTTATTATATACCGTTATTGCTTTTAATTCTAAACTATTTTCTAAATCTACTTGAAAATGGTCTTTTGCTGGATTTGGATAAATGCCAACTTGTTTGGAAAGTTCGAAATTTGGATTGGACAATGCTGAAGTAGTGATTTTTCTTATTTTTTGATTGTACCAATCAGAAACAAATATATTTCCATTGGAATCGATAGCAATACCTGTTGGCGAACTAAATTGAGCACTACTTCCCTCTCCATCTTGAAAACCATTTCCGTTACCAGCAATAGTCACTACCGTTCCATTAGCGTCTATTTTTCTTATGCTAGAACTAATTCTATCTGTAACAAACACATTTCCAGAATTATCTACTTCTATATAATTTGGCCCATTAAACTGCGCAACACTAGAAGTCCCATCTGTATTACCTGACTGACCTGTTCCAGAAAAAGTAGATACATCTCCGTTTGGAGTCATTTTTCGAATCACTTGATTATCATAATCAGCTATATATAAATTACCATTGGTATCAAAATCTAAATCTATTGGGTTAT is a genomic window of Flavobacterium jumunjinense containing:
- a CDS encoding TonB-dependent receptor family protein; protein product: MRYLLFFITSFCFSQQYQISGNINNNNRSIENASVVIYDATENILGYSFTNNNGFYSISFEGKEINVINIEASSLGHQKKRIQIPLSQDRTINQSFLLEEKIEELNEVVLKTDQKIKIESDTITIKTKYFTNDTEQTVEDVLKRIPGIDVEEDGTIKANGKRIEKLLVEGDDLFDQNYKLLSKNLDGKVLDAVQILKNFEDNPILKQLGNSESVAINLKLKKDKLNIWFGNVTLGSGIVSENRWKESLNIGLIRKKIKLLYLADYNNSGTKASSQISSSFTFGNTYRQDRFEKEVRSVFNSYSGENTTFSDSQSIFNDAFFNTLAFNTKLKPNLSLRSVSYFALDEQIQDSFSTTEYNIEPTPISLTEEKKYNLQNKKIGGEIELKYNVNSKNYITANIIYKNNPKRINDNVLFNSDLVDVASKNKNYTFYNHIYHTFKVGRNKVINNYFYLGKDNLKEQNTIISPFLNDFFNVTENSNIKETATNSVSYIGFKSKIISKYKKIEHVISVRLENNKEKNENSFLVDNNFNNNYANNITLKQNIFGLENGLKYEITDDFDFDSRITYDIIDYETENFSKNYHILNTSNSLIYKFKKVGTFTISHNLNNSLPNINLLTENYQLIDYRSFSKGTSDINPIKSNSFSFSHNLFNTRKRFSTTTSLSYSKSNNTISSESNITNNFIFGNTVIINGGDNYRFNFNVVNYFRKLKLATKLETQQTWMNSPIKVNTNEFSTINTLLSTYKLSGTTYFEESINFDFGITQNRSYSNFNNNKSTNKITKANLSTNYKFSESFIAELKSDFYWLDKTYSFVNINLNYNPTKSRFSYRVILNNLLNINEFKITSLNQYTTNTSSISLIERYILLTARYRF
- a CDS encoding DUF6252 family protein, translated to MKKIVIVLLGMFLLTSCVNETEDNTPTIQARLNGVSWKAKETNVSVDAGGALIIKGYRGSEVLTIKLSAPIISGFPLGTENMLNFGTYTVGSALSINEYTTGIVPGPVYEYLKENAGTGYSLNNSAMTTNITTTSNGAGLVFKITEVSPVGAITKLELKARGANYKAGEIVTVQGGNGDARFKISNVQQSNGKVVVSKIENGTITGTFQLNAVNDSGDVVTFSEGVFYKVPMN
- a CDS encoding 30S ribosomal protein S16, producing the protein MPVKIRLQRHGKKGKPFYWIVAADARSKRDGKFLDKIGTYNPNTNPATIDLNLDSAVQWLHNGAQPTDTARAILSYKGVLLKHHLDGGVRKGALTQEQADAKLATWLEEKTGKVDVKKDGLSKAQADAKAKAFKAEQDANAKRIAAQTEALKADEVVATEEEAPAVEENNEETEA
- the rimM gene encoding ribosome maturation factor RimM (Essential for efficient processing of 16S rRNA), with amino-acid sequence MHKKDCFYLGKIARKFSFKGEVLIFLDTDEPELYQNLESVFVELNKTLVPFFIEKRAIHKDKFLRVRFEDVENEADADAIMNCEVYLPLSMLPKLSGNKFYYHEIIGFEVEDLRLGNIGIMKGVNDSNAQPLFEITKGEIEILVPMIDDFIIKIDRSNKKVILDTPEGLVDLYLEE
- a CDS encoding tRNA1(Val) (adenine(37)-N6)-methyltransferase; protein product: MKIGTDAVLLGAWTPLTNNPYSVLDIGTGTGILALMLAQRSNAEQIDALEIDEDAYEQATDNFEESPWNDRLFCFHAGLDEFMDEPEDEYDIIISNPPFYTEDYKTESSQRDLARFEDALPFEDLIEAADLLLSEKGLFSVIIPFKEEERFLSLANDFELYPIKITRIKGTPTTEIKRSLLAFTKTQQTPLIDELIIEIARHQYTSEYINLTKDFYLKM
- a CDS encoding response regulator transcription factor codes for the protein MKKIVLIEDYELVRKTYKDIINSTENFEVIGDFESCELAIPELNELRPDVIFMDINLPGINGIEGIKIIKKQFPDIAIIVVTVNEESNFVFEALCVGAVGYITKVSGKQKIIEALEQLNQGGAPMSVKIARMVVESFQEKKINELSDRENEVLTYLAKGKSYSSIGEELNVSVNTIKTHVRNIYEKLHVTSKDEVIEIYNRINKK
- a CDS encoding T9SS type A sorting domain-containing protein translates to MKKTLLLLTLAFTSYNYAQNVNISDANFKNALLAHGVTITGSGISKIDTNDDGEIQVTEAIAYTGLVNVGSKNISSLTGIEAFVNIIRLYCSSNQLTSLDVSQNTALTHLVCSSNPLTSLDVTQNTALTHLDCAGNSLMSLDVSQNTALKDLRCHYNQLISLDVTQNIALTTLYCRSNQLTSLNVIQNTALKDLSCQNNQLTSLYVTQNTALTVLECHHNQLITLDVSQNVALTQLECNNNQLINLNVANGNNNNVAYLSANNNPNLSCIQVDDVAYSAASWVNKDTTASYSTNCALSANDFEFYKQVTIFPNPAKDHFQVDLENSLELKAITVYNNLGQQVATTNSSKVNTSSLSKGMYYVDIVTNAGKANKKVIVE